The following are encoded in a window of Paenibacillus polymyxa genomic DNA:
- a CDS encoding phage terminase small subunit-related protein — MARERSPDRDKAKKMWLESGGAMKLKDIAAALSVGETQVRKWKSQDKWADDLNSNVTNESKSNVTKRGATKGNKNAVGNRGGAPPGNQNAKGNSGGPGGPFRNKKALKHGLYETIFLDTLDEQEQALFDSIEVKPLDQLETTLKTLILQERKLGMQYRMR; from the coding sequence GTGGCAAGAGAGAGAAGTCCTGACCGGGACAAGGCAAAAAAGATGTGGCTGGAGAGCGGCGGAGCGATGAAGCTAAAAGACATCGCCGCCGCTCTTTCTGTTGGCGAGACTCAGGTCCGAAAATGGAAGTCACAGGACAAATGGGCAGACGATCTGAATAGTAACGTTACCAATGAATCCAAAAGTAACGTTACTAAACGAGGAGCGACCAAAGGGAACAAAAACGCTGTCGGCAATCGCGGCGGTGCTCCCCCAGGTAACCAAAACGCCAAGGGGAATAGTGGCGGGCCGGGTGGGCCGTTTCGTAACAAGAAGGCACTAAAACATGGGCTGTACGAAACAATCTTTCTGGACACGCTGGATGAGCAAGAGCAGGCGCTTTTTGATTCTATTGAAGTTAAGCCCCTTGATCAGTTGGAAACTACTTTGAAGACACTGATTCTCCAAGAGCGAAAATTGGGAATGCAGTATCGGATGCGTTAG